The genomic DNA AAGAATCCGAATTGAAGGCCGGGAATCAGGTGGAAAAGATGGTACGTGAGGTTCCATCTGGTGTGAATGCATTCCAACCATCCACTTCTGTCCAAGGCACAGCCACAATGAAAGCAAGTCTTTTCCTGAAACCTGAACAGCCTGAAAGCTTTGTCCAGCAGTTTCAGAACCTTTTGGGCAAGTCCCAGTTTTCATCGATGGGTTCGATGAGCAAATTGTTCATCAAGCTTTATCCTGAACATCTGGGTTCCGTGAGGATCGAGCTCCTTCAGCAAAACGGTGTGATGACCGCAAAGATCATGGCATCATCTGCATCGGCCAAGGAGATGCTCGATTCCCATCTGCAGGGATTGAAGCAGGCTTTTCACTCTCAGAATATCCAGGTGGATAAAATCGAACTGTCACAGAGTCTGAGCGATCCTGAAAGAGCCTTCAGGGGACAATCACAACAGCAGTCCAAAGAACACGGACAGAAACAGGACGGACAGGAGAGGGAACCAGATTCAGATACGGATTTCAAAGAGTTACTCATAAAGAATGAACAGGTGATAACATGACGAAAATCGATCCCGGTTTACTTTACTCGAATCTTCAACCGGAGAAGCGTTCAGGCGCAAATGATATTCTCGGCAAGGATGACTTTCTTAAAATCCTGATGACCCAGCTTCAGAATCAGGATCCCATGAACCCTATGCAGGACAAAGATTTTATCGCACAGATGGCTACATTCTCGTCCTTGGAGCAGATGACCAATCTGAATAAGACGATGGAAGGTTTTGTTGAAGCGGAAGCACAGAGCCGTTTGATTTCATACAATTCATTCGTCGGGAAGCAGGTCACCTGGCACAAGCTGTCTGGTGAAGGAGAGGATGCTGCCATCGAGCAGGGGGAAGGGATCATCAAGGGAGTGCGTTTCAAGAACCAATCGGTTGAATTCATCATGGAAGACGATAGTATCCTGACGCCGGCCAATATCTCACAGGTGAACCAGACTGCACCCGGTGATACCACTCTCGTAAATGCCACGATGCTGATCGGTAAATTGGTATCCTGGCAAGAAGGGGAAGAGGTCAAGCAAGGAGTGGTCCAGTCCGTTTCCAAGAAGGATTCGGCCATTTGGATCCATTTGGCCTCTGGAGAAAAGATCAAGTCAGGCGATTTGACGGCAATCGAGACGCCTAAAGCCTAAAAGAGAATAAGAGAGGGGAAATAAAACATGTTACGTTCTATGTACTCAGGTATCAGTGGAATGAAAAATTTCCAGACGAAACTGGATGTAATCGGTAATAACATCGCCAATGTCAATACGTTCGGGTTCAAAAAAGGCAGGGTCACCTTCCAGGATCTCATGAGCCAGACCGTTTCCGGTGCCAGCCGTGCCACAATTGACCGCGGGGGTCAGAATGCGAAGCAGGTTGGTCTTGGGAGTTCACTTGCAACCATTGACTCGATCCAGACCCAAGGAAGCCTTCAAACGACGGCAAGGGACCTCGATGTGGCTGTATCCGGTGACGGATTCTTCGTAGTCAAGACAGGGAACAACACCATGTATACCCGTTCCGGGAATTTCTATCTTGATTCCAACGGTAGCCTGGTCACGGCTCAGGGTAACCTCGTACAAGGGTATCCCGTCAATGCTCAGGGTGTCGTAAACCGCAGCGCAGCAACTGATATCAAGGTGGATACCAATGCAACGATGGCTCCTCAAGCATCCTCACTTGCCACGTATAACGGTAATTTAAAAGCAAGTGCCGCACAAGGAACCGAAGTCGAAGTGGAAACCAAGGTAAAGGATTCACTTGGAAAAGACGTATCTTTGAATATCAAAATGACGAAGACAGGGACGAATAATCAATGGGATGTGGTCATTTCTAGCACTACACCGGGTGTGACCGTGGCAACGGGTACTACAAGGACTTTCACATTCGATAACCAGGGAAAGCTGACGAATCCGACATCTTCCAACATCTCCCTCACCAATACGACCGGAGCGAATCCAACCCAGGCTATCGAGCTCGACTTCTCCAAAATCACCCAGTTCGATAGCTCTTCGTCTGCCAACACCGACACGGTGGATGGAAATGCAGAAGGGTACCTGGAAAGCTTCAATATCGGGTCATCGGGAGAAGTGAACGGCGTATTCTCGAACGGGGAAGTAAGGGTTCTGAGTCAGCTCGCGGTTGCGACATTCTCGAATCCGGGAGGACTGATGAAAGCAGGGGGCAATCTATTCCAGGCTTCGAATAACTCCGGGCTTCCGAATACAGGGGTACCCGGGGATGGTCGCGGGTTGCTTCAGGCAGGTTCATTGGAAATGTCCAATGTAGACCTTTCTGAAGAATTCACCGAAATGATCACGGCACAGCGTGGATTCCAGGCAAATACAAGAATCATCACCACTTCGGATGAAATCCTTCAGGAACTCGTGAACCTGAAACGATAATCATCTGACAGAAGGAGGGAAGGGCTGAGGTTTCCCTTGGCCCGATAACATGATTACGTTAACTAGGTTGAACGGCAAAGCGCTCACAATCAATGCATTATACATTGAAACCATCGAATCTTTTCCGGATACAGCCATCCTTCTCACCAATGGAAGAAGGTATGTGGTCAAAGAGTCGGTGATGGAGGTGCAAGCCCTCTCAACAGAATTTTATCGACGTGTCCAGCTCCTCGGGAGTGGGCTCAAGGGAGGGATGAATGATGAAGAATAAAGCCGTCGCCATCACCATGATCATGGTCGTCACTTTCGTCCTTTTAGGGGCGGTAGGCTGGGTGGTCGTAAAACAGATGTCACCGAAAGCGGAAGCCAAAGAGCCGAGCATCGAAGAGGTGCTCTCTTATTCGGTGGATGTACCGGAGATGACGACCAATCTGTCGAGCAATGATTTCATTCGCATCTCGTTCAAGATCCAGACGGATGGAAAGAAAGCAAAAGAGGAATTACAGCAGCGGGACTTCATGGTGAACAATATCATCATCGAGGAGCTTTCTGAGCTGAATGCAACCGATTTGAAAGGCAAGAAAGGCAAAGAACTGATCGAAACAACCATTCGTAAAAGAGTCGACTCCCTTATGCAGGAAGGATCCGTCGAAAAAGTCTATATCACATCGATGATGATCCAATAGGGACACCTGTTTTGATTGGTAGGGAGGTGAATGAATTTGGCCAATGAAATCTTATCACAAAGTGAAATCGATGCCCTCCTCTCCGCGATCAATACCGGGGAAATGAGTGCAGATGATTTTAAAAAGGAAGAAGAAGAGCGGAAAGTAAAGGTCTACGATTTCAAACGGGCTCTCCGGTTTTCGAAGGACCAGATCAGAAGCTTAACAAGGATCCACGAAAACTTCGCCCGCATCCTGACCACTTACTTCTCAGCTCAGCTAAGGACCTACGTCCACATCAATGTCGCATCGGCCGATCAGATTCCTTATGAGGAGTTCATTCGATCCGTACCTAAAATGACGATATTGAATGTGTATGAACTGCCTCCACTCGATGGCCGTATCTTGATCGAAATCAATCCCAATATCGCCTACTCCATGATGGACCGCGTCATGGGCGGTAAAGGAGTCTCGATCAACAAGGTGGAAAATCTCACGGAAATCGAAACGACTATCATGAGTCAGCTCTTCGAAAAAGCATTCGAAAGTTTGAGGGAAGCCTGGAGTACCGTCGTGGATGTTGATCCGGTTTTCGATGAGTTCGAAGTGAATCCTCAGTTCCTCCAGATGGTCTCTCCGAATGAAACCGTGGTGGTCATTTCGTTGAACACGACGATTGCAGAAACGAGCGGGATGATCAATATCTGCATCCCCCATGTCGTCCTCGAGCCGATCCTGCCGAAGCTGTCAGGAAGCTACTGGATGGAGAGCAAGCGGAAGGAGAGCAGTTCGACAGAAGTGACCCATCTACGCGAGGGCGTCAAGAAAGCGAAGGTACCGGTTGTCGCCCAGCTTGGGAAAACAGAGGTCACCATAGAGGACTTCCTAACCATGGGGGTCGGGGATGTCATCGATCTAGGAACCGGTATAGGAGATCCCTTGACCGTCTGCGTCGGGAATGTGCCGAAATTCATTGCACAACCTGGCCGGTCCAAGAAGAAACTGGCTGTACAAATTTTGGAAACAGTGAAAGGGGGAGACGGTGATGAGTGACATGCTATCACAGGACGAAATTGATGCGTTGCTAAGGGGCTCTGCCGAATCCGATGAAACGAATGAAAAACCTGAGATCCGGACGGATGATCACATCTCTTCAGTAGAAGTCGATGCATTGGGGGAAATCGGGAACATATCCTTTGGAAGTTCAGCTACGGCATTATCCACTCTGTTGAATCAAAAAGTGGAAATCACAACCCCGCAGGTATCGATCGTTGACCGTAACCTGCTTGAGGAAGAATTCCCGCATCCATATGTTGCGATTCAAGTACAGTACACGGAAGGATTCTCTGGCGCCAATCTTCTCGTCATCAGACAGTCCGATGCATCCATCATCGCGGATCTGATGCTTGGCGGTGATGGCATTTCCCCGTCACAGGACCTTGGAGAGATCCAACTGAGTGCGGTGCAGGAGGCGATGAACCAGATGATGGGTTCTGCTGCCACGTCCATGTCGACGGTGTTTCGGAAAAAGGTGGATATTTCACCACCTTCCATCAATCTCATGTTTATCCCTAAAGGGGAAGGAAAAGAAAATCTTCCTGAGGAAGACCTGCTGGTCAAGGTATCGTTTGCCCTGAAGATCGGGGAACTGATCGATTCGAGCATCATGCAGCTCCTGCCATTGAAATTCGCCAAAAGTCTGGTGGATGAGCTTATGGCTCCCGAAGAAGTGGACATACATATTCCCCCTGTACAAATGGAGGAACCGTATCAGGCCGAAAGAGAAGTGGCGGCATCCCATACAGTGGAAGCGCCGAGGGTGGAGGAACCGAGTGTGAACGTGCAGCCTGCAGCATTTGCAGACTTCGAGTCACCGCAGCTCGGAGCCCATGAGGCCAAGAATCTGAATATGCTCTTGGATATTCCGCTGCAGGTGACGGTCGAGCTCGGAAGGACGAACCGGTCCGTCAAGGAAATCCTTGAGCTGTCCTCAGGTTCCATCATCGAGCTGGATAAGCTCGCAGGGGAACCGGTTGATATCCTCGTCAATAGCCAGCTTATGGCAAAGGGCGAGGTCGTAGTCATCGATGAGAACTTCGGCGTGAGGATCACCGATATCGTCAGTCAAAGCGATCGTCTAAAACGATTAAAGTAAATAGAATGATGGAGGTAGACCAGAATGGCTAATAAAATACTGATTGTAGATGATGCAGCATTCATGCGAATGATGATCAAGGATATTTTAACGAAAAATGGTTTTGATGTAGTAGGGGAAGCGGCAGACGGATCCCAGGCAGTGGATAAGTATAAAGAATTGAAGCCTGATTTGGTGACGATGGATATCACCATGCCTGAAAAAGATGGCATCGCAGCGTTGAAAGAAATCAAGGCAAGCGATCCAGGGGCGAAAATCATCATGTGTTCAGCCATGGGACAACAGGCAATGGTCATCGACGCCATCCAGGCGGGAGCAAAGGACTTCATCGTGAAACCATTCCAGGCAGACCGCGTAATCGAAGCCATTCAAAAAGCATTAAGCTAAAGGATTTAAGAAGGTGTGCATGCAGTGAGAAAACTAATACTAACCCTTTGCATCATGATGGCCCTGGTGGCCATCTGGGGGCAAACGGCCTATGCGGTGGAGGACAGCACGAAATTTTGCATCGAGAATCCGGATAAATGCAATCAATCCGATGAAACACCCGTCAATTTGGCAGGCGATACGTCTGTTACATTTATGGACTATGTAAAAATGGTCGGTGCCTTGCTGTTTGTCATCGCTTTGATATATGGCCTTTTGAAGTTCATCAATCAAAAGGGCAGATCGTATCAGCAATCAAAATTGATCCATAACCTCGGGGGTACCACCCTGGGAGGAAATCGTTCCGTACAGCTCATAAAAGTGGGGGATGAGATCCTCGTGGTCGGGGTCGGTGAAAATATCCAGTTGTTGAAAGAGGTAGAGGATCCCTCTCAAAAGGAGAAAATCCTCTCTTTTTATGAAGATAAACCGGTCTCTCCCGTCAATTGGGTGTCAAAATTCACGAACCAGAAAGGGACAGGATCGTTTCAATCCCATCTGAAAGAGCAGCTGGAAGAAATGAAGCGGGGACGCAAGACGACGCTTGGGGAATGGAAGAAGAAGAGGGATCAGTCAGATGAATGAATTCATGGAGTTCTTCAATACCAGTTCAGCAGATAATGTCTCCACAAGCGTCAAACTTCTCTTATTGTTTACGGTGCTGTCCCTTGCACCGAGCATTCTGATCCTCATGACGTGTTTCACCAGGATCATTATTGTTCTTTCCTTTGTCAGGACGTCGCTTGCGACCCAGCAGATGCCTCCGAATCAGGTATTGATCGGTCTTTCGCTTTTCTTGACGTTCTTCATCATGGCCCCGACGTTCCAGCAGGTGAATGAAGATGCCTTGACGCCATTATTTAATGAAGAGATCAACTTGGAGCAGGCATATGACCGGGCCTCGGTGCCGTTCAAGGAATTCATGAGCAGTCACACACGGCAAAAGGATTTGGAGTTGTTCTTGAATTACTCAGGTGCTGAACAACCTGAGTCGATTGAAGACATTCCTCTTACATCCTTGGTACCGGCTTTCGCCCTGAGTGAAATCAAGACCGCCTTCCAGATCGGGTTCATGATCTTCATACCATTTCTGGTGATCGATATGGTGGTAGCGAGCATCCTTATGTCCATGGGTATGATGATGCTTCCACCGGTGATGATCTCCCTTCCGTTCAAGATCCTCCTGTTCGTACTTGTTGACGGGTGGTATCTGGTAGTGAAATCGCTCCTACAAAGTTTTTAAGAAGGTGAAGTAATTGAGTGTAGAATCCGTAATTTCCTTGGCAGAAAGAGGGATTTATACGACTTTGATCGTCTCTGGACCACTGCTGTTATTGGCACTGGTCGTGGGGCTGATCGTGAGTATTTTCCAAGCAACGACACAGATCCAGGAGCAGACACTTGCCTTCATCCCGAAGATTGTGGCCGTGCTCATCGGGATCATCTTTTTCGGCCCTTGGATGCTGACGAAGATGTTGACCTACACATCTCAGATATTTTCAGATTTAACCAGGTTCGTAGGCTAAGGGCATGGAGCAGCTTGTCCCGTTATTATCGGTTTATTTATTGATATTTGTCAGGGTTTCGTCCTTTTTCATCACCATGCCCCTGTTTTCCTACAGAACCATCCCGGCTCAGCATCGACTCGCATTTTCTGCCGTCATTTCGTGGGTGATGTATTATTCCGTGGAAGCCACGGCGTTTGACATCAACGGTCAGTACATTTTGTTGATCATGAAGGAAGCGCTTGTCGGCCTTCTGATCGGGTTTATCGCCTACATGATCTTATCCGCCGTGCAGATTGCCGGGGGATTGATTGATTTTCAGATGGGCTTTGCCATAGCGAATGTAATTGACCCTCAAACGGGTGCTCAAAGCCCCCTCATGGGGCAGTATCTTTATACATTCGCCCTGTTATTGTTGTTGACGTTGAACGGTCATCATCTTTTGTTGGATGGGATCTTCTACAGCTACAGGCTCATCCCCATCGATCAGGCGTGGATCCCGTTCGGGAACGAGGATATGGTGGATTACGTCTTGAAGGCGTTCAATTCCATGTTCATCGTGGCCTTCCAAATGTCGATACCTGTCGTTGCGACACTTTTTCTTGTCGATGTGGCACTGGGGATCGTAGCGCGTACCGTTCCGCAGCTCAATATCTTTGTTGTCGGATTCCCCATCAAGATTGCGGTATCGTTCATCATTCTCTTCATTGTCATGGGCGTCATGTTTGCGGTGATGCAGAAGTTGTTCGGGATGATGCTCGTTACCATGAGGGACTTAATGAACATCATTGGAGGCACTTAAATTGAAGCAATTGAAACTGGACCTGCAGTTTTTCAGTGGGGAGAAGACCGAAAAGGCAACGCCTAAGAAACGGGACGATGCC from Rossellomorea marisflavi includes the following:
- the flgD gene encoding flagellar hook assembly protein FlgD — encoded protein: MTKIDPGLLYSNLQPEKRSGANDILGKDDFLKILMTQLQNQDPMNPMQDKDFIAQMATFSSLEQMTNLNKTMEGFVEAEAQSRLISYNSFVGKQVTWHKLSGEGEDAAIEQGEGIIKGVRFKNQSVEFIMEDDSILTPANISQVNQTAPGDTTLVNATMLIGKLVSWQEGEEVKQGVVQSVSKKDSAIWIHLASGEKIKSGDLTAIETPKA
- a CDS encoding flagellar hook protein FlgE, with the protein product MLRSMYSGISGMKNFQTKLDVIGNNIANVNTFGFKKGRVTFQDLMSQTVSGASRATIDRGGQNAKQVGLGSSLATIDSIQTQGSLQTTARDLDVAVSGDGFFVVKTGNNTMYTRSGNFYLDSNGSLVTAQGNLVQGYPVNAQGVVNRSAATDIKVDTNATMAPQASSLATYNGNLKASAAQGTEVEVETKVKDSLGKDVSLNIKMTKTGTNNQWDVVISSTTPGVTVATGTTRTFTFDNQGKLTNPTSSNISLTNTTGANPTQAIELDFSKITQFDSSSSANTDTVDGNAEGYLESFNIGSSGEVNGVFSNGEVRVLSQLAVATFSNPGGLMKAGGNLFQASNNSGLPNTGVPGDGRGLLQAGSLEMSNVDLSEEFTEMITAQRGFQANTRIITTSDEILQELVNLKR
- a CDS encoding flagellar FlbD family protein, yielding MITLTRLNGKALTINALYIETIESFPDTAILLTNGRRYVVKESVMEVQALSTEFYRRVQLLGSGLKGGMNDEE
- the fliL gene encoding flagellar basal body-associated protein FliL; the encoded protein is MMKNKAVAITMIMVVTFVLLGAVGWVVVKQMSPKAEAKEPSIEEVLSYSVDVPEMTTNLSSNDFIRISFKIQTDGKKAKEELQQRDFMVNNIIIEELSELNATDLKGKKGKELIETTIRKRVDSLMQEGSVEKVYITSMMIQ
- the fliM gene encoding flagellar motor switch protein FliM; protein product: MANEILSQSEIDALLSAINTGEMSADDFKKEEEERKVKVYDFKRALRFSKDQIRSLTRIHENFARILTTYFSAQLRTYVHINVASADQIPYEEFIRSVPKMTILNVYELPPLDGRILIEINPNIAYSMMDRVMGGKGVSINKVENLTEIETTIMSQLFEKAFESLREAWSTVVDVDPVFDEFEVNPQFLQMVSPNETVVVISLNTTIAETSGMINICIPHVVLEPILPKLSGSYWMESKRKESSSTEVTHLREGVKKAKVPVVAQLGKTEVTIEDFLTMGVGDVIDLGTGIGDPLTVCVGNVPKFIAQPGRSKKKLAVQILETVKGGDGDE
- the fliY gene encoding flagellar motor switch phosphatase FliY, which gives rise to MSDMLSQDEIDALLRGSAESDETNEKPEIRTDDHISSVEVDALGEIGNISFGSSATALSTLLNQKVEITTPQVSIVDRNLLEEEFPHPYVAIQVQYTEGFSGANLLVIRQSDASIIADLMLGGDGISPSQDLGEIQLSAVQEAMNQMMGSAATSMSTVFRKKVDISPPSINLMFIPKGEGKENLPEEDLLVKVSFALKIGELIDSSIMQLLPLKFAKSLVDELMAPEEVDIHIPPVQMEEPYQAEREVAASHTVEAPRVEEPSVNVQPAAFADFESPQLGAHEAKNLNMLLDIPLQVTVELGRTNRSVKEILELSSGSIIELDKLAGEPVDILVNSQLMAKGEVVVIDENFGVRITDIVSQSDRLKRLK
- a CDS encoding response regulator, with the translated sequence MANKILIVDDAAFMRMMIKDILTKNGFDVVGEAADGSQAVDKYKELKPDLVTMDITMPEKDGIAALKEIKASDPGAKIIMCSAMGQQAMVIDAIQAGAKDFIVKPFQADRVIEAIQKALS
- a CDS encoding flagellar biosynthetic protein FliO, producing the protein MRKLILTLCIMMALVAIWGQTAYAVEDSTKFCIENPDKCNQSDETPVNLAGDTSVTFMDYVKMVGALLFVIALIYGLLKFINQKGRSYQQSKLIHNLGGTTLGGNRSVQLIKVGDEILVVGVGENIQLLKEVEDPSQKEKILSFYEDKPVSPVNWVSKFTNQKGTGSFQSHLKEQLEEMKRGRKTTLGEWKKKRDQSDE
- the fliP gene encoding flagellar type III secretion system pore protein FliP (The bacterial flagellar biogenesis protein FliP forms a type III secretion system (T3SS)-type pore required for flagellar assembly.) — translated: MNEFMEFFNTSSADNVSTSVKLLLLFTVLSLAPSILILMTCFTRIIIVLSFVRTSLATQQMPPNQVLIGLSLFLTFFIMAPTFQQVNEDALTPLFNEEINLEQAYDRASVPFKEFMSSHTRQKDLELFLNYSGAEQPESIEDIPLTSLVPAFALSEIKTAFQIGFMIFIPFLVIDMVVASILMSMGMMMLPPVMISLPFKILLFVLVDGWYLVVKSLLQSF
- the fliQ gene encoding flagellar biosynthesis protein FliQ yields the protein MSVESVISLAERGIYTTLIVSGPLLLLALVVGLIVSIFQATTQIQEQTLAFIPKIVAVLIGIIFFGPWMLTKMLTYTSQIFSDLTRFVG
- the fliR gene encoding flagellar biosynthetic protein FliR codes for the protein MEQLVPLLSVYLLIFVRVSSFFITMPLFSYRTIPAQHRLAFSAVISWVMYYSVEATAFDINGQYILLIMKEALVGLLIGFIAYMILSAVQIAGGLIDFQMGFAIANVIDPQTGAQSPLMGQYLYTFALLLLLTLNGHHLLLDGIFYSYRLIPIDQAWIPFGNEDMVDYVLKAFNSMFIVAFQMSIPVVATLFLVDVALGIVARTVPQLNIFVVGFPIKIAVSFIILFIVMGVMFAVMQKLFGMMLVTMRDLMNIIGGT